The Salmo salar chromosome ssa06, Ssal_v3.1, whole genome shotgun sequence genome window below encodes:
- the si:dkey-119f1.1 gene encoding structural maintenance of chromosomes protein 6 isoform X2, translating to MSKRKSNSIGESPHKRVRPTEVHDEDNETVGEVGIVESISLKNFMCHSLLGPFAFGSNVNFVVGNNGSGKSAVLTALMVGLGGKATTTNRGSSLKGFVKEGESSADVSITLRNKGRDAYKPEVFGQAIIVDLKITREGMRTYKLKSKAGHLVSAKKDELLAILDHFNIQVDNPVSMLTQEMSKHFLHSKGEGDKYRFFMKATQLEQMKEDYTYIITTKNVTLDTVEKHEECLEGLKRKYLEKEDRVKSLASLDDMHSKLEELKNQMAWALVSEMEKEVKPMREKLQSEERSTVKYDQKVDEWKAKVVEAEKKYMGIREQLEAITVRVQQLEPQSAELKNEAQSRSKAFNTAQASVHRFKTNLRDLEKDKDQLSRRINELKLSINQTSGAETQVRVERMEKLQTDLDTLNFQDSTLGQQMEQFQQAVSRAKDELEKMMREEEDLKRSMEAIRRKLQTMEGSRSDRLRRFGEKMPALLAAIEDADRKGQFRKKPVGPLGYCIRLKDHEQALAVEKCLGSLMVAFTCDNHEDEKLLQGLMRGYYQGGRRPQIITCQFFNRVHDTNRRAVNHPDYPSVLQSLEIEDPVVANCLIDQRGIETILLIKSPAEARRVMQGRQPPRNCYQAFTKEGDQCYNNRYYSNDQRRCDYLSRDVEEEIRQLQEEMRNKEAHLDRFSQQKQRVEEDIRNNNGLLKRAYDDRKRAKDKFRRLQQEISDLQNVEEPQSEDLKPLEEELEEINNKISAGRAESEEARRKMAQLKASWEEVEQRYRQHKDSISTVAEEAEPIKEELSKSDQDVEKSKHHKKHYEDKRKVHINTIQALKASLELKEQELTASVVKATEICPERSEVRRTARSLDSEISRLKLKISTQQDQQGDREEVIRQYQEALENYSNINQQVKCLKRFIQVLCKIMDDRHRVYTELRRFLSVRCKMYFDSMLSQRGYIGKMMFEHKNETLSISVQPGVGDKAALSDMRSLSGGERSFSTVCFVLSLWAIAEAPFRALDEFDVYMDMVNRRISMDMMLKIASSQRYRQFIFLTPQSMSSLPVNNLIRILRLKDPDRGQAALPFGQRNEEEEEEE from the exons ATGTCTAAGAGGAAGAGCAACTCAATTGGAGAGAGCCCACACAAGAGAGTCAGACCCACAGAGGTTCATGATGAAGATAATGAA ACTGTTGGAGAGGTGGGCATAGTGGAGAGCATCTCCCTGAAGAACTTTATGTGCCACTCTCTGCTGGGGCCATTTGCGTTTGGGTCCAATGTCAACTTTGTCGTCGGCAACAATGGAA GTGGAAAGAGTGCTGTCCTCACAGCTCTtatggtgggcctgggagggaaaGCTACAACCACAAACAGAGGGTCCTCCCTAAAGGGATTTgtgaaagaaggagagag TTCAGCTGACGTCTCCATAACACTGCGTAACAAGGGCAGGGATGCCTACAAGCCAGAAGTGTTCGGCCAGGCTATCATAGTAGACCTCAAGATAACCCGTGAGGGCATGAGGACCTACAAGCTCAAGAGCAAAGCAG GTCATCTTGTGTCTGCGAAGAAGGATGAACTTTTGGCCATTCTGGATCACTTTAACATCCAG GTGGATAACCCTGTATCTATGCTAACACAAGAGATGAGCAAGCACTTTCTGCACTCCAAAGGAGAAGGGGATAAGTACAGA TTCTTTATGAAAGCCACACAGCTTGAGCAGATGAAAGAGGATTACACCTATATCATAACGACTAAAAATGTCACTCTAGACACTGTGGAGAAACACGAGGAG TGTCTGGAGGGGTTAAAGAGGAAGTACCTGGAGAAAGAGGACCGGGTCAAAAGCCTGGCCTCGCTGGACGACATGCACAGTAAACTGGAGGAGCTGAAGAATCAGATGGCTTGGGCTCTG GTGTCTGAGATGGAGAAAGAGGTGAAGCCCATGAGAGAGAAGCTCCAATCAGAGGAGAGGTCCACCGTCAAATACGACCAGAAAGTAGACGAGTGGAAG GCCAAGGTGGTGGAGGCGGAGAAGAAGTACATGGGTATCCGGGAGCAACTGGAGGCAATCACTGTGAGGGTGCAGCAGCTTGAGCCACAGAGTGCTGAGCTGAAGAATGAGGCTCAGAGCAGAAGCAAGGCCTTCAACACAGCCCAG GCCAGTGTACACAGATTCAAGACCAATCTGAGAGACCTGGAGAAGGACAAGGATCAGCTCTCCAGGAGAATTAATGAGCTCAAGTTGAG TATCAACCAGACATCTGGTGCGGAGACCCAGGTGCGTGTGGAGCGCATGGAGAAGCTGCAGACAGACCTGGACACTCTGAACTTCCAGGACTCCACCCTAGGTCAGCAGATGGAACAGTTCCAGCAGGCTGTGTCCCGGGCCAAGGACGAGCTGGAAAAGATGAT GCGAGAGGAGGAGGACCTGAAGAGGTCTATGGAGGCCATCAGGAGGAAGTTGCAGACCATGGAGGGCAGCCGCTCCGACCGCCTGCGCCGCTTCGGGGAGAAGATGCCCGCGCTGCTTGCCGCCATCGAGGACGCCGACAGGAAGGGCCAGTTCAGGAAGAAACCAGTGGGACCGCTGG GGTACTGTATCCGTCTGAAGGACCATGAGCAGGCCCTGGCCGTGGAGAAATGTCTGGGGAGCCTGATGGTGGCCTTCACCTGTGACAACCACGAGGACGAGAAGTTGCTGCAGGGCCTCATGAGAGGGTACTACCAGGGGGGTAGGAGACCCCAGATCATCACCTGCCAGTTCTTCAACAGGGTCCATGACACCAATAGGCG GGCTGTGAACCACCCTGACTACCCGTCAGTCCTACAGTCTCTGGAGATCGAGGACCCAGTGGTTGCCAACTGCCTCATCGACCAGAGGGGCATAGAGACCATTCTGCTCATCAAG agTCCTGCAGAAGCCCGCAGAGTGATGCAGGGCAGGCAGCCCCCTAGAAACTGCTACCAGGCCTTCACCAAGGAGGGAGACCAGTGCTACAACAACCGCTACTACTCCAACGACCAGAGGAGGTGTGACTACCTTAGCAGAGACGTAGAGGAAGAGATcag GCAGTTGCAGGAAGAGATGCGGAACAAGGAGGCCCACTTGGATCGGTTCAGCCAGCAGAagcagagggtggaggaggacatCAGGAACAACAACGGTCTCCTAAAGAGGGCCTACGACGACAGGAAGAGGGCCAAG gataAGTTCAGGAGGCTGCAGCAGGAGATCAGTGACCTGCAGAACGTGGAGGaaccccagtctgaggacctTAAGCCTCTG gaggaggagctggaggagatcAACAATAAGATTTCAGCAGGTCGTGCTGAGAGTGAGGAGGCCCGTAGAAAGATGGCCCAGCTGAAGGCTTCCTGGGAGGAGGTGGAGCAGAGGTACCGCCAGCACAAAGACTCCATCAGCACCGTGGCCGAGGAGGCCGAACCCATCAAG GAGGAGCTGAGTAAGAGCGACCAGGATGTGGAGAAGAGCAAGCACCATAAGAAACACTACGAGGACAAACGCAAGGTCCACATCAACACCATACAGGCCCTGAAGGCCAGCCTGGAGCTCAAGGAGCAGGAGCTCACG GCGTCTGTAGTGAAGGCCACAGAGATCTGTCCAGAGCGGTCCGAGGTGCGCCGGACAGCCAGGAGTCTGGACAGCGAGATCAGCCGTCTGAAGCTGAAGATCAGCACCCAGCAGGACCAGCAGGGAGACCGCGAAGAAGTCATCAG GCAATACCAAGAGGCCCTGGAGAACTACAGTAACATTAACCAGCAGGTGAAGTGCCTCAAGCGCTTCATCCAGGTCCTGTGTAAGATCATGGACGACAGACACCGAGTCTACACAGAGCTGAGGAG GTTTCTCTCAGTGCGTTGCAAGATGTACTTTGactccatgctgtcacagagaggctatatagggAAGATGATGTTCGAGCACAAGAACGAAACCCTATCCATCTCA gtcCAGCCAGGTGTGGGGGATAAGGCTGCCCTGAGTGACATGCGCTCTCTGTCTGGAGGAGAGCGCTCGTTCTCCACTGtctgtttcgttctctctctctgggccatcGCTGAGGCCCCCTTCCGTGCCCTCGATGAGTTTGACGTCTACATG GACATGGTGAACCGAAGGATATCCATGGACATGATGTTGAAGATCGCTTCTAGCCAACGTTACCGGCAGTTCATATTCCTCACCCCACAGAGCATGAG CTCTCTCCCAGTCAACAACCTGATCCGGATCCTGCGGCTGAAAGACCCGGACCGTGGCCAGGCGGCTCTTCCCTTTGGACAGAGgaatgaggaagaggaagaggaggagtga
- the si:dkey-119f1.1 gene encoding structural maintenance of chromosomes protein 6 isoform X1 — MSKRKSNSIGESPHKRVRPTEVHDEDNEVGPSQPVPLGSHTTVGEVGIVESISLKNFMCHSLLGPFAFGSNVNFVVGNNGSGKSAVLTALMVGLGGKATTTNRGSSLKGFVKEGESSADVSITLRNKGRDAYKPEVFGQAIIVDLKITREGMRTYKLKSKAGHLVSAKKDELLAILDHFNIQVDNPVSMLTQEMSKHFLHSKGEGDKYRFFMKATQLEQMKEDYTYIITTKNVTLDTVEKHEECLEGLKRKYLEKEDRVKSLASLDDMHSKLEELKNQMAWALVSEMEKEVKPMREKLQSEERSTVKYDQKVDEWKAKVVEAEKKYMGIREQLEAITVRVQQLEPQSAELKNEAQSRSKAFNTAQASVHRFKTNLRDLEKDKDQLSRRINELKLSINQTSGAETQVRVERMEKLQTDLDTLNFQDSTLGQQMEQFQQAVSRAKDELEKMMREEEDLKRSMEAIRRKLQTMEGSRSDRLRRFGEKMPALLAAIEDADRKGQFRKKPVGPLGYCIRLKDHEQALAVEKCLGSLMVAFTCDNHEDEKLLQGLMRGYYQGGRRPQIITCQFFNRVHDTNRRAVNHPDYPSVLQSLEIEDPVVANCLIDQRGIETILLIKSPAEARRVMQGRQPPRNCYQAFTKEGDQCYNNRYYSNDQRRCDYLSRDVEEEIRQLQEEMRNKEAHLDRFSQQKQRVEEDIRNNNGLLKRAYDDRKRAKDKFRRLQQEISDLQNVEEPQSEDLKPLEEELEEINNKISAGRAESEEARRKMAQLKASWEEVEQRYRQHKDSISTVAEEAEPIKEELSKSDQDVEKSKHHKKHYEDKRKVHINTIQALKASLELKEQELTASVVKATEICPERSEVRRTARSLDSEISRLKLKISTQQDQQGDREEVIRQYQEALENYSNINQQVKCLKRFIQVLCKIMDDRHRVYTELRRFLSVRCKMYFDSMLSQRGYIGKMMFEHKNETLSISVQPGVGDKAALSDMRSLSGGERSFSTVCFVLSLWAIAEAPFRALDEFDVYMDMVNRRISMDMMLKIASSQRYRQFIFLTPQSMSSLPVNNLIRILRLKDPDRGQAALPFGQRNEEEEEEE; from the exons ATGTCTAAGAGGAAGAGCAACTCAATTGGAGAGAGCCCACACAAGAGAGTCAGACCCACAGAGGTTCATGATGAAGATAATGAAGTGGGTCCCAGCCAACCTGTGCCGTTAGGATCACATACG ACTGTTGGAGAGGTGGGCATAGTGGAGAGCATCTCCCTGAAGAACTTTATGTGCCACTCTCTGCTGGGGCCATTTGCGTTTGGGTCCAATGTCAACTTTGTCGTCGGCAACAATGGAA GTGGAAAGAGTGCTGTCCTCACAGCTCTtatggtgggcctgggagggaaaGCTACAACCACAAACAGAGGGTCCTCCCTAAAGGGATTTgtgaaagaaggagagag TTCAGCTGACGTCTCCATAACACTGCGTAACAAGGGCAGGGATGCCTACAAGCCAGAAGTGTTCGGCCAGGCTATCATAGTAGACCTCAAGATAACCCGTGAGGGCATGAGGACCTACAAGCTCAAGAGCAAAGCAG GTCATCTTGTGTCTGCGAAGAAGGATGAACTTTTGGCCATTCTGGATCACTTTAACATCCAG GTGGATAACCCTGTATCTATGCTAACACAAGAGATGAGCAAGCACTTTCTGCACTCCAAAGGAGAAGGGGATAAGTACAGA TTCTTTATGAAAGCCACACAGCTTGAGCAGATGAAAGAGGATTACACCTATATCATAACGACTAAAAATGTCACTCTAGACACTGTGGAGAAACACGAGGAG TGTCTGGAGGGGTTAAAGAGGAAGTACCTGGAGAAAGAGGACCGGGTCAAAAGCCTGGCCTCGCTGGACGACATGCACAGTAAACTGGAGGAGCTGAAGAATCAGATGGCTTGGGCTCTG GTGTCTGAGATGGAGAAAGAGGTGAAGCCCATGAGAGAGAAGCTCCAATCAGAGGAGAGGTCCACCGTCAAATACGACCAGAAAGTAGACGAGTGGAAG GCCAAGGTGGTGGAGGCGGAGAAGAAGTACATGGGTATCCGGGAGCAACTGGAGGCAATCACTGTGAGGGTGCAGCAGCTTGAGCCACAGAGTGCTGAGCTGAAGAATGAGGCTCAGAGCAGAAGCAAGGCCTTCAACACAGCCCAG GCCAGTGTACACAGATTCAAGACCAATCTGAGAGACCTGGAGAAGGACAAGGATCAGCTCTCCAGGAGAATTAATGAGCTCAAGTTGAG TATCAACCAGACATCTGGTGCGGAGACCCAGGTGCGTGTGGAGCGCATGGAGAAGCTGCAGACAGACCTGGACACTCTGAACTTCCAGGACTCCACCCTAGGTCAGCAGATGGAACAGTTCCAGCAGGCTGTGTCCCGGGCCAAGGACGAGCTGGAAAAGATGAT GCGAGAGGAGGAGGACCTGAAGAGGTCTATGGAGGCCATCAGGAGGAAGTTGCAGACCATGGAGGGCAGCCGCTCCGACCGCCTGCGCCGCTTCGGGGAGAAGATGCCCGCGCTGCTTGCCGCCATCGAGGACGCCGACAGGAAGGGCCAGTTCAGGAAGAAACCAGTGGGACCGCTGG GGTACTGTATCCGTCTGAAGGACCATGAGCAGGCCCTGGCCGTGGAGAAATGTCTGGGGAGCCTGATGGTGGCCTTCACCTGTGACAACCACGAGGACGAGAAGTTGCTGCAGGGCCTCATGAGAGGGTACTACCAGGGGGGTAGGAGACCCCAGATCATCACCTGCCAGTTCTTCAACAGGGTCCATGACACCAATAGGCG GGCTGTGAACCACCCTGACTACCCGTCAGTCCTACAGTCTCTGGAGATCGAGGACCCAGTGGTTGCCAACTGCCTCATCGACCAGAGGGGCATAGAGACCATTCTGCTCATCAAG agTCCTGCAGAAGCCCGCAGAGTGATGCAGGGCAGGCAGCCCCCTAGAAACTGCTACCAGGCCTTCACCAAGGAGGGAGACCAGTGCTACAACAACCGCTACTACTCCAACGACCAGAGGAGGTGTGACTACCTTAGCAGAGACGTAGAGGAAGAGATcag GCAGTTGCAGGAAGAGATGCGGAACAAGGAGGCCCACTTGGATCGGTTCAGCCAGCAGAagcagagggtggaggaggacatCAGGAACAACAACGGTCTCCTAAAGAGGGCCTACGACGACAGGAAGAGGGCCAAG gataAGTTCAGGAGGCTGCAGCAGGAGATCAGTGACCTGCAGAACGTGGAGGaaccccagtctgaggacctTAAGCCTCTG gaggaggagctggaggagatcAACAATAAGATTTCAGCAGGTCGTGCTGAGAGTGAGGAGGCCCGTAGAAAGATGGCCCAGCTGAAGGCTTCCTGGGAGGAGGTGGAGCAGAGGTACCGCCAGCACAAAGACTCCATCAGCACCGTGGCCGAGGAGGCCGAACCCATCAAG GAGGAGCTGAGTAAGAGCGACCAGGATGTGGAGAAGAGCAAGCACCATAAGAAACACTACGAGGACAAACGCAAGGTCCACATCAACACCATACAGGCCCTGAAGGCCAGCCTGGAGCTCAAGGAGCAGGAGCTCACG GCGTCTGTAGTGAAGGCCACAGAGATCTGTCCAGAGCGGTCCGAGGTGCGCCGGACAGCCAGGAGTCTGGACAGCGAGATCAGCCGTCTGAAGCTGAAGATCAGCACCCAGCAGGACCAGCAGGGAGACCGCGAAGAAGTCATCAG GCAATACCAAGAGGCCCTGGAGAACTACAGTAACATTAACCAGCAGGTGAAGTGCCTCAAGCGCTTCATCCAGGTCCTGTGTAAGATCATGGACGACAGACACCGAGTCTACACAGAGCTGAGGAG GTTTCTCTCAGTGCGTTGCAAGATGTACTTTGactccatgctgtcacagagaggctatatagggAAGATGATGTTCGAGCACAAGAACGAAACCCTATCCATCTCA gtcCAGCCAGGTGTGGGGGATAAGGCTGCCCTGAGTGACATGCGCTCTCTGTCTGGAGGAGAGCGCTCGTTCTCCACTGtctgtttcgttctctctctctgggccatcGCTGAGGCCCCCTTCCGTGCCCTCGATGAGTTTGACGTCTACATG GACATGGTGAACCGAAGGATATCCATGGACATGATGTTGAAGATCGCTTCTAGCCAACGTTACCGGCAGTTCATATTCCTCACCCCACAGAGCATGAG CTCTCTCCCAGTCAACAACCTGATCCGGATCCTGCGGCTGAAAGACCCGGACCGTGGCCAGGCGGCTCTTCCCTTTGGACAGAGgaatgaggaagaggaagaggaggagtga
- the gen1 gene encoding flap endonuclease GEN homolog 1, translated as MGVHDLWSILGPVRESVPLYSLTGMTLAVDLSLWVCEAQHVQAMMGKVTKPHLRNLFFRVSSLTLMGVKLVFVMEGEAPKLKAETMSKRKDMRFGGFDKSAPKKQTTKTTNRGRFNAVLRECAEMLDCLGVPWVTAAGEAEAMCAFLDAQGLVDGCITNDGDTFLYGARTVYRNFNMNTKDPQVDCYRTSRVETELQLARETLVGLAILLGCDYIPKGIPGVGKEQALKLIQTLKGQTLLQRFSQWREEGVVAPEWILKKVPHCHLCRHPGSAKAHERSGCVLCDSKHFCEPQDYDYQCPCHWHRCEQTRQASSTDASIRKKTLASDKFPFTEIINEFLVDKDKPVHNFKWRKPNMLLMQNFAYNKMEWPKHYTSEKVLVLMTYTELMNRKHGRATSSLIKPLRIWKPRVRNAIASFEIIWSKPDHYVFSEDHPEDSQDEVRTVEEEALFRLAYPHVVERYLREKAENKTKKKKPKGKKDKPSDHCDVSDLLAKMSLHSSTADNNTQQPSAAAEALTITTITPSNNSVLVLEGPESESPKKHLDPGKHHPRLEVRLGAQIQEVMSPLSFTSSGKIPEAVASSPSVSMVMDALHLSDIDWESQSFTSSPPPQAAGACTATDPKSLQTTNDSVEERITKLGPSTDLRAAEAVPGPCYAECSLRDRVLMRNTCKSVNMADNDDVTTIHVNSQSAAPLDLIDNNNSGPKPMALIAIKSSNDSKPSEQPLVCGKKDTLVDKDQSIALPHKPQPAHRSSKPISLNSTQTGPFTSTQTSPVTATQTQGAKQHGAGEPKPPQKYRFVKKAISSSSALPQRSHSEPSNTQPGQGDRNMKSHQETKKSVCASVCSSSEDSDTENQCRGGGQSRAKVKPKSRPRCQYLTDYSLKPTSKPSTSTKAAWDTVTAQPLRPRAVSASMGEQPIIGSSVSTIGKCQDVPPIRVDDDIVFIPSPVSPVTMSDGDDSVICSKSPLPLAERVKLKFLK; from the exons ATGGGTGTGCACGACCTGTGGTCCATTCTGGGGCCGGTTCGGGAGTCGGTGCCGTTGTACAGCCTCACCGGAATGACTCTGGCCGTGGACCTTAGCTTGTGGGTCTGCGAGGCCCAGCACGTCCAAGCAATGATGGGGAAAGTCACCAAACCTCACCTCCG GAATCTGTTTTTCAGAGTTTCCTCTCTCACACTGATGGGGGTAAAGCTAGTTTTTGTCATGGAGGGAGAGGCCCCCAAACTCAAAGCAGAGACCATGAGCAAGAGGAAAGACATGAGATTCGGGGGGTTCGACAAGTCAGCCCCTAAAAAACAAACTACAAAAACCACCAACAGGGGTCGCTTCAATGCTGTGCTGAGAGAG tgTGCAGAGATGCTGGACTGTCTGGGTGTCCCCTGGGTGACAGCGGCAGGGGAGGCCGAGGCCATGTGTGCCTTTCTGGATGCCCAGGGCCTGGTGGACGGCTGCATCACCAACGATGGGGACACTTTTCTTTACGGAGCGCGGACCGTCTACAGAAACTTCAACATGAACACCAAG GATCCACAGGTGGATTGTTACAGGACTTCTAGGGTGGAGACAGAGCTGCAGCTAGCCAGGGAGACACTCGTGGGTCTGGCCATCCTTCTGGGCTGTGATTACATTCCTAAG GGTATACCAGGAGTTGGGAAAGAGCAAGCTCTAAAACTCATACAGACATTGAAAGGACAAACACTTTTACAAAG ATTCAgccagtggagggaggagggcgtGGTTGCGCCAGAGTGGATCCTAAAGAAGGTCCCTCACTGCCATTTGTGTCGCCATCCTG ggTCAGCCAAGGCTCACGAGCGcagtggctgtgtgttgtgtgacagCAAGCACTTCTGTGAGCCTCAAGACTATGACTACCAGTGTCCTTGTCACTGGCACCGCTGTGAGCAGACACGACAGGCCTCTTCAACAGATGCCAGCATCAGGAA GAAAACACTGGCAAGTGATAAATTCCCTTTTACAGAG ATCATAAATGAATTTCTGGTAGACAAAGACAAGCCTGTCCACAATTTCAAATGGAGGAAACCGAACATGCTATTAATgcag AACTTTGCGTACAATAAGATGGAGTGGCCTAAGCACTATACCAGTGAGAAGGTTCTGGTCCTGATGACGTACACTGAGCTGATGAACAGAAAACATGGAAGAGCGACGTCATCTCTGATAAAACCTCTACG TATATGGAAGCCAAGAGTAAGGAATGCAATCGCCAGCTTTGAAATCATCTGGAGTAAGCCAG ATCACTATGTGTTTTCTGAGGACCACCCTGAGGACAGCCAGGACGAGGTGAGGACGGTGGAGGAAGAGGCTCTGTTCCGCCTGGCCTACCCACACGTGGTGGAGCGGTACCTCAGGGAGAAGGCTGAGAACAAGACCAAGA aGAAGAAACCAAAGGGTAAGAAAGACAAGCCTTCGGATCACTGTGATGTTTCTGACCTCCTGGCCAAGATGTCTTTGCACAGTTCCACTGCTGACAACAACACCCAACAACCCTCTGCCGCGGCAGAAGCACTGACCATTACAACCATTACACCAAGTAACAACTCAGTGTTGGTCCTGGAGGGTCCAGAGTCAGAGTCTCCAAAAAAGCATCTGGATCCTGGTAAACACCATCCCCGCTTAGAAGTACGTCTTGGAGCTCAGatacaggaagtgatgtcacctCTGTCTTTCACTTCCTCTGGGAAGATTCCAGAAGCAGTGGCCTCCTCTCCGTCTGTTTCCATGGTAATGGATGCTCTTCACCTGAGTGACATCGACTGGGAGTCTCAGTCATTCACGTCCTCCCCACCCCCGCAGGCTGCTGGTGCTTGCACTGCCACTGACCCCAAGTCACTCCAAACCACAAATGATAGTGTCGAAGAAAGGATCACAAAACTGGGCCCCTCTACTGATCTCAGAGCAGCGGAAGCCGTACCAGGGCCATGTTATGCAGAGTGTTCGCTGAGGGACAGGGTCCTAATGAGAAATACCTGCAAGTCTGTGAACATGGCGGACAATGATGATGTCACCACCATACACGTAAACTCCCAGTCAGCAGCACCCCTGGATTTAATTGATAATAACAACAGCGGCCCCAAGCCAATGGCACTGATAGCCATTAAAAGCAGCAATGATTCCAAGCCATCAGAACAGCCGCTGGTGTGTGGCAAGAAAGACACACTTGTTGATAAGGACCAGAGCATTGCATTGCCCCATAAGCCTCAACCTGCTCATCGCAGCTCAAAACCTATCTCATTGAACTCAACACAAACAGGCCCATTTACCTCAACACAAACAAGCCCAGtcacagcaacacaaacacaagGGGCTAAACAACATGGTGCCGGTGAACCAAAGCCTCCACAGAAGTACAGATTCGTAAAGAAGGCCATATCATCATCTTCCGCTCTGCCACAAAGGAGCCACTCTGAACCTAGCAACACACAGCCTGGTCAGGGTGACAGGAACATGAAGTCACATCAAGAAACCAAGAagagtgtgtgtgccagtgtgtgttcaTCGAGTGAGGACAGTGACACAGAGAACCAGTGTCGGGGAGGAGGGCAGAGCAGGGCCAAAGTCAAACCCAAAAGCAGGCCCAGGTGCCAATACCTCACGGACTACTCACTGAAACCCACCTCCAAACCCAGCACCTCTACAAAGGCAGCCTGGGACACCGTGACCGCCCAGCCCCTCAGGCCTAGAGCTGTGTCTGCCAGTATGGGTGAACAACCAATAATAGGCAGCTCTGTGTCTACCATAGGGAAGTGCCAGGATGTTCCTCCAATTAGAGTTGATGATGACATTGTGTTCATTCCAAGCCCCGTTTCCCCAGTGACTATGTCTGATGGTGATGACTCAGTGATTTGCAGCAAGAGCCCACTGCCATTGGCAGAGAGGGTGAAGCTGAAGTTCCTGAAATGA
- the msgn1 gene encoding mesogenin-1, producing the protein MESVSEDIANMDCDIEVVTSKMLSEWDWKTQERAFVNGHDSLESTSPESSFDSMCSSPEMSSSSTGHQSFGNVSYGLTGHSPTPCATLKQTKPKMSTKRRMKASEREKMRMRSLAEALHQLRDYLPPDYSKRGQPLTKIQTLKYTIEYINELSDILNHA; encoded by the coding sequence ATGGAGAGCGTGTCTGAGGATATTGCTAACATGGATTGTGACATTGAAGTTGTTACCTCAAAAATGCTCTCTGAATGGGATTGGAAGACGCAGGAAAGGGCTTTTGTAAACGGGCATGATTCTCTTGAATCCACATCACCAGAATCATCATTCGATTCAATGTGCTCTTCGCCCGAGATGTCATCAAGCTCAACTGGGCATCAGAGCTTCGGAAATGTATCCTATGGCTTAACAGGACACAGCCCAACCCCGTGCGCAACGTTGAAACAAACCAAACCGAAGATGTCGACCAAGAGACGCATGAAGGCGAGCGAGAGGGAGAAGATGCGAATGAGGAGCCTAGCAGAAGCTTTGCACCAGCTCCGCGACTACTTGCCTCCAGATTACAGTAAAAGGGGACAGCCTCTGACCAAAATTCAAACTCTCAAATACACCATTGAGTATATAAATGAACTTTCGGACATCCTCAACCACGCGTAA